In Leishmania mexicana MHOM/GT/2001/U1103 complete genome, chromosome 20, one genomic interval encodes:
- a CDS encoding putative RNA helicase, translating to MASSSPELPVTEARASIVRMIRKNQAVIVVGETGSGKTTQIPQYVWDDILSKRPGAGIVGCTQPRRVAAVSIARHVARQRGGNVGGEVAYAVRFDDTCTNATRIKFLTDGILLREIQADPVLSKYGCIILDEAHERTLHGDVLFGLLKSIARQRDDSLKIVVMSATLNAEHFSKFWWDAPIGVVHGRMFPVTIMHTVEPQADYVEAAISTILLIHQTEPAGDVLCFLTGQEEVEDAKRILLERMKLLPNDVPDFSVLTLYAAMPYEQQLLVFEPNMNEQRKVILATNIAETSITVEGIRYVVDSGVVKAKYYNSHSGMEMLTEVDISRAQATQRTGRAGRVAAGKCYRLYTANAFENLSENTIPEIRRSSLLSVVLQMKSLHIHNILAFEFMDMPRPRAVAKAEETLMLLQALDKAGHITALGDRLTDFPIEPMPAMVLLAAKALGVAREAVIVIAMASTDNLFLTSREFKEVADRCRAAFAKSAGDHATLLSIYQAYCRSPRGQRKAWCESNAMSHRQMLKVEDIITQLQSILEEKSDSELLAKIIPASLRYLRVGNGGDSSTLPHKRPRAESGDDTNDLLERYEELRHGGGGASNGATERTRKLLDAELLRRALCFGYFLNAAFYNAKLGIYQTIVGQLPVHIHPSSVLFTHRRKPALVIFNSVVRTTKRYMKDVSVVQEEWLQDAAPDFLRAAS from the coding sequence atggcgagcagcagcccagAACTCCCCGTGACCGAAGCACGGGCCTCCATTGTGCGCATGATTCGCAAGAACCAAGCCGTGATTGTCGTTGGCGAGACCGGATCGggcaagacgacgcagaTTCCGCAGTACGTTTGGGACGATATCCTGAGTAAGCGTCCTGGTGCTGGCATCGTAGGGtgcacgcagccgcgccgtgTCGCGGCCGTCAGCATCGCACGGCACGTCGCCCGGCAACGCGGCGGGAACGTCGGCGGCGAAGTGGCCTACGCTGTTCGCTTCGATGACACATGCACCAACGCCACACGCATCAAATTTCTCACGGACGGTATTCTGCTGCGTGAGATTCAGGCTGACCCTGTGCTGTCCAAGTATGGCTGCATCATCCTCGACGAGGCCCATGAGCGCACGTTGCACGGAGACGTGCTCTTTGGCCTGCTGAAGTCGATCGCACGTCAGCGCGACGACTCGCTGAAGATTGTGGTCATGTCCGCTACGCTGAACGCGGAGCACTTTTCGAAGTTTTGGTGGGATGCCCCAATTGGCGTCGTGCACGGCCGTATGTTTCCGGTGACCATCATGCACACGGTGGAGCCGCAGGCGGACTATGTCGAGGCAGCCATTAGCACCATCCTGCTGATCCACCAGACGGAGCCGGCCGGCGATGTTCTGTGTTTCCTGACGGGTCAGGAAGAAGTCGAGGACGCGAAGCGCATCTTGCTGGAGCGCATGAAGCTGCTGCCCAACGACGTGCCTGACTTCTCAGTTCTGACCCTGTACGCTGCGATGCCGTACGAGCAGCAACTGCTTGTCTTTGAGCCAAACATGAACGAGCAGCGCAAGGTGATCCTCGCCACCAACATCGCTGAGACATCCATCACGGTGGAGGGTATCCGCTACGTCGTGGACAGCGGCGTGGTGAAGGCAAAGTACTACAATAGCCATTCCGGGATGGAGATGCTGACAGAGGTGGACATTAGCCGCGCGCAGGCCACGCAGCGCACGGGGCGCGCCGGTCGCGTGGCAGCCGGCAAGTGCTACCGCCTCTACACCGCGAACGCGTTTGAGAACCTGAGCGAGAACACAATTCCAGAAATACGCCGAAGTAGTCTGCTCAGCGTTGTGCTTCAAATGAAAAGCCTCCACATCCACAATATCCTCGCGTTCGAGTTCATGGACATGCCTCGCCCGCGCGCCgtggcgaaggcggaggagacgctgaTGCTGTTACAAGCCCTCGACAAGGCGGGCCACATCACGGCCCTGGGCGACCGCTTGACGGACTTTCCGATTGAGCCGATGCCAGCGATGGTTCTCTTGGCCGCCAAGGCCCTCGGCGTCGCCCGTGAGGCTGTTATCGTGATTGCCATGGCTAGCACTGACAACCTCTTTCTCACCTCGCGCGAGTTCAAGGAGGTTGCTgaccgctgccgtgccgccttTGCCAAGTCCGCTGGCGATCACGCGACGCTCCTCAGCATCTACCAGGCGTACTGCCGCTCCCCGCGGGGCCAGCGCAAGGCATGGTGTGAATCCAACGCCATGAGCCACCGGCAGATGCTGAAGGTCGAGGACATCATtacgcagctgcagagcattttggaagagaagagcgacAGCGAGCTACTCGCCAAGATTATCCCCGCGTCTCTGCGGTACCTCCGAGTGGGCAATGGTGGTGACTCCTCCACTCTGCCGCACAAGCGCCCCCGCGCCGAAAGCGGTGATGACACCAACGATCTGCTGGAGCGCTACGAAGAGCTGCGgcacggtggtggtggggcgtCTAACGGGGCAACCGAGCGCACGAGGAAGCTGCTTGATGCAGAACTGCTCCGTCGTGCTCTCTGCTTCGGCTACTTCCTGAACGCAGCCTTTTACAACGCAAAACTCGGCATATACCAGACCATCGTGGGGCAGCTGCCGGTGCACATCCACCCCTCCAGCGTCCTCTTTACCCATCGCAGGAAACCTGCGCTGGTGATCTTTAACAGCGTCGTGCGTACCACGAAGCGGTACATGAAGGACGTGTCggtggtgcaggaggagTGGCTGCAGGACGCCGCGCCAGACTTTCTAAGAGCAGCCTCGTAA
- a CDS encoding phosphoprotein lepp12, producing MGKRTKKAPKQKRKLSMADRPRKLTSKGKVKHKRGDLTMVSCRNVSFEVRQGKGGKWIKTGERKCNIHTVCDCVKRTDPARMRYITNR from the coding sequence ATGGGCAAGCGCACCAAGAAGGCCCCAAAACAGAAGCGCAAACTTTCCATGGCGGATCGCCCGCGCAAGCTTACTAGCAAAGGCAAGGTAAAGCACAAGCGCGGGGACCTGACGATGGTGAGCTGTCGCAACGTCAGCTTTGAGGTGAGGCAAGGCAAGGGAGGAAAGTGGATCAAGACAGGGGAGCGCAAGTGCAACATCCATACCGTGTGCGACTGTGTCAAGCGAACGGACCCGGCGCGGATGCGCTACATTACAAACCGGTAA